The Ipomoea triloba cultivar NCNSP0323 chromosome 13, ASM357664v1 genomic interval TGAAACTCATAATTACCTTAAAACTCATAAACTGAGTGTTGTGTGTAGTTGTAATTGgctagttgagaaaatctaCTTCAAAACCAAACTAGACCAAACAGTAATCACTTCTAAACACTAGTCAAAAATGTTAACTATGATTGGATATAAAatctttgaaaaaataaaagtaaaaatgatatggagtatttgtatttatattgtATAACTAATTACCTCCCCCAAACAGGAAAAGTGAAAATACTTTTTCAAATTTCCAACTTTATTGacaattttcaaaaaacaatattaaatattttccaaatgGAGAAATACATGTGAAGAACGGCcccttctttttatttatttaatttttattagaaaaaaaatcaaaatttccaATATTTTTGGATCTGTGTTTGTTATTTtccatttacaaaataaaaacaatgaaaattgTAAACCAATTTGAAACATAAAAAGACAAAGAAATGAAAGACGTTTTCCATTACTAATAAGTATTACTAATAATTTGTCATTGTTCCTTTTCAGCAACCTTAGCTTTCTCTAGTCCCCATGCAACTACAATGATACTAATCCACCATAAAGCCAAACCCAGAACCCCATTACAGCAGGGtgacaaaatttaattttttttctttgggatATTTTTTCCAAATTCTAATTATATCTTCCCCTCTACTATACCTTCTTCTGCACTATGCTGCAAGTTCCAATGGGGATTCTTCTTCAGCCTTTGCAAATCACAACCACCatcctttttgtttttcttgctGTCTTCAGATTGATTCACCCAGTTTTAGCTCTTGATCCTTTTACTGAATCACTCTTGAGCTTAAAATCTGAAGTGATTGATGGTTCCAACACTCTGAGTGATTGGGTTTTGCCCCCTGGGGTGAATTCCTCAGCCCAGAGCTCTCAAATTCATGCATGTTCTTGGGCTGGTGTGAGGTGCAATGAGAATTCATCAATGGTGGTTGGGTTAGACCTTTCTATGAAGAATCTTGGGGGGGTTTTATCTGGGAGGCAATTTGGTGTTTTTGTTGACCTTCTTGATCTGAACCTCAGCTATAATTCTTTCTCAGAGAAGCTCCCATCTGGGATTTTCAATCTAAGCAGTCTCAGAAGCTTAGATATGAGCAGAAACAATTTTTCTGGGGAATTTCCTAAGGGCATCTCAAATCTTGGAAGTCTAGTGATTCTTGATGCCTTCAGTAACAGCTTCTCTGGGCCCTTACCCTCTGATGTTTCAAAGCTTCAGTCTTTAAAAACACTGAATTTTGCAGGGAGTTATTTCAGTGGGCCAATCCCTTCAGAGTATGGTTCATTGGAGAATCTTGAATTTATCCACTTGGCAGGAAATTTACTGAGTGGGAAATTGCCACTGGAATTGGGGAAGCTCAGAGCTGTGACTCACATGGAGATAGGCTACAATTCATATGAAGGAACCATTCCATGGCAATTTGGTAATATGAGTGAGCTTCAGTATCTTGACATAGCTGGGGCTAATCTCTCTGGCCCTATTCCAAGAGAGCTCAGCAATCTCACCAAGCTTCAATCACTTTTCCTGTTCAGAAATCTTCTTGATGGATGGATTCCACATGAGTTTAGCAGAATCAGTTCTCTTACAAGCTTGGATCTTTCTGATAACTTGCTTTCTGGCCCTATTCCTGAGAGCTTTTCAGAGCTCAAAAATCTGAGGCTTTTAAGTCTTATGTACAATGAGTTGAGTGGCACTGTGCCTCAAGGTCTTGCAAAGCTCCCAGCACTTGAGACTCTTCTTATATGGAACAATTACTTCAATGGGTCACTCCCAGAAGACTTGGGGAGACATTCAAACCTCAAATACCTTGATGTTTCAACAAACAACTTTGTTGGGGCCATTCCACCTGGAATATGTTCTGGAGGGATGTTATCAAGGTTGATCTTGTTTTCAAACAGTTTCACTGGGGGACTCAATCCATCTATTTCCAGTTGTCCCTCTTTAATTCGCCTTCGGCTCGAAGATAATACATTTTCAGGTGAAATCTCTCTGAATTTTAGTAATCTTCCTGATATAACATATGTGGATTTGTCAATGAATCAGTTCATTGGGGGAATTCCCAATGATCTTGCCCAGGCTTCCAAGCTTCAATATTTCAATGTGTCTGGTAATCCAGAGCTTGGGGGGATAATCCCAGAAAAAACATGGTCAATGTTGTCCCTTCAGAACTTTTCTGCTTCTAATTGTAGAATTCTAGGAAATGTTCCTTcatttcaaaactgcaaatcaGTGTCTGTTATTGAATTGAGTGTAAATAACTTAGCAGGGTTTATCCCGGATAGTGTGTCGAATTGTAAGGGTTTAGTGAAGATGGACTTGGCTTTCAATAACTTAACTGGTCAGATACCTGCTGAACTTGCTAGCCTTCCTGTTATTGATGTTTTAGACCTTTCTCACAACGGTTTCAACGGTCCAATTCCCTCTGAGTTTGGAAGCTCGTCGAGCTTAAAACTCCTTAATGTGTCATTCAATGATCTCTCTGGTTCTATTCCTAAGGAGAAGAAGTTTTGGGCGATGGATAGCAGTGCATTCACGGGTAATCCTAAGCTCTGCGGGGCACCAATACGAGCTTGCCATCATGGACCGGGGGGACTAGAACTAGGAAGCAGAAGGACTCAGAAGCTCGCTTGGGTTCTGATCACCTGTGGAGTGATAGTCTTGTTTATCACAGGTGCAATATTTGGGGTACTTCACTTCAGGAGAGGGGGAAAGGGGCAGTGGAAAATGGTATCCTTTAGTGGAATTCCTCAGTTCACAGCAAACGACGTTTTGAGGAGTTTTGATTCCAATGACGCTATGGAGATGGTTCCACCAATGCCCGGTTCGGTTTGCAAGGTGGTTCTGCCCACTGGGATTACGGTTTCAGTCAAGAGGATCAACTGGAGGCCCGAGAGAGTGACCATCATGTCGGAATTCATTAACCGGTTGGGAAATGCAAGGCACAAGAACCTAACCAGGCTGCTCGGGTTTTGCTACAACAAGCATATGGCCTATCTGCTGTATGACTACTTGCCTAACGGAAACCTGTCCGAGAAGATCAGAGTTAAGAGAGATTGGGCAACAAAGTACAAAATCGTGACTGGGATCGCTAGAGGACTTTGTTTTCTTCACCATAATTGCTACCCTGCAATCCCCCATGGAGATTTGAAGGCTAGTAACATAGTATTCGATGAAAATATGGAACCCCATTTGATTGATTTCGGGATTAAATCATTAACTCAATTAGACAACAGTTCTTCGCCCACAAGAGCAAGAAGAGAAACAGGTATATATACATGCCCTTGAACCTTATAGTTCTTATGTTGAGCTTATTAGCATGTCAGTACATACATATTCTTGCTATTCTGTATCATATAAAATCAAAAGCAGAATCCCCCGCTAGATtatgatttaaaatatttgttGAGTTGATTGTTTACTTAATTTCAACTTCAACTCTAATGGTTTGTATGTGCAAACAAATGGGAACTTTCACAGAAAGTTCCAAATTGCTCATATCATCCAATTCAAACACAgaaaattgtactaaaaaggtaTTTATGTGATCTGTCATAGGAAGCTGCTATTTGTCtgttaaaaatatgattttggAAATTCTGGAGCAGGTGAATTAGAGATATGGACAAAAGAGGAGGTCTACATGGACATATACAACTTCGGCAAGCTTGTTATGGAGATCTTAACGAATGGAAGAGCCGAAGGTGTAGAAGCAGTAAACATGCAAACCAAACCGAAAGATGCTCTTCTAAGAGAGATCCTAAACGAGAATGATATCCCGCCCTCTAATGCAATCCGGGATGAGGTAAAGGTAGTTCTTGAAGTTGGTTTGCTCTGCACAAGAAGTAGGGCGTTAGACAGGCCGTCCATGGAAGACGCGGTGAAGCTTCTTTCGGGTTTGAAAGTAGAAGGGAAATAAGGGCAGTGCAGTGCTTGAAAACCGAATAGTGATGAGCACTTGCAGAGGGAGCTattacatactatatatatatatatatatatatatatatatatatatatatatatatgtaagacACTGGCATGTAGTGTAATGTAGTATAAAGCATGCAGTGTGTAGAGAATGTAAAGTAAGTTTGGTTATGATTGTGTAGCAGATCAGATGTTTGTACTTTTGTCAGATGGTTGAGGTTTAAGGTTTTTGTGAGTAAAAAGAATGTGTTGATGTAAACTCTTATCATCACCTTGTTCCCTCATCGAATTTTTGGTTTTTAAATCGAGTGAGTGGAACATAAATTCATCTCTATCCAGAGCCATAGGTTGTGATTTTTGAGAATCAGATTCCTACAGTTCAGACATAATATTGTGTGTGCCCACTAAACCAATTTCTCAGACCAGACCAATCCTTGTCGATAATATTGATGTACAACACTTCctaattttttaatctttaaattGATTAGGTCCATTCTTTCTAGTAAGTACGGAAAAAAGGGTCACATATTTTGCCCAAAATTCATTACTGCTATATTTCTTCAAGTATTATAATATGCATTGCAATTATATAGAAATACAACAAATTACATCATCCCAACTAGTAAAAAGATGAAATTGAGAACCGATTGTGTTCATTAGATCCCTGTATCAAGTTTATTGGGAGGATGGCCAATGCTTGGGTTGTGGGCTGGATAGTCTCATACAGGCACGTCTCTTACGGTCTTTATTGCTTCATATTGTTGGGGATGACGACCACCACATAATGGACATGGAATTCCTGTAGGTGGTATATCGTTGCCCACAGGTACATCTCCTATAGGAACGTCTCTTGCCGTCTTTATTGTTGGAAGATGGCCACCACATAATGGGCATGAAATTCCAGTAGGTGGGATATCGTTGCCCACAGTATTAGATGATAGTACCCCGGGGTCTGATGCTTGTAATAACAGATAAGGGCTCAAAAGTAATTACCCCTCTCCAGTCTGTTTCAACCGTTTCCCATTTGTATATATAGCATAGCAACATGCCTTTGTCAGACTTGTATCACTTCACCAtctttgaccaatgaataatatcATTCTCTTTCTTACATTGCGTGCGTAACCTTCTCCGTCATGGTATCAGAACCGCGACGCAGCTCTTACGTCGCCGCTTTCTCCGGCGCCGACGAGGTTAATCAAGGAGCACAGAACGTCACTCCGATCACTTCGATCGTCCGATCGCCAGCTCGCACAACTGCAGAGTCGATTTCGCAGATGAATCAAACGCAGAGAAATGTGAACACAAAGGAGCTAGATAATCTAATGTTTATCGGTTTTAACGATAATCCGTCAGCCGCGTTGGTTAGTTCGCCGATGCTAGGAAGCTCAAACTATGGCACATGGAGCATTTCTATGCGGATCGCTCTTGAAATTAAGAACAAATTAAGTTTCATTGACGGCAGTGTTGTAGCTCCGAATAGGGACAGCACTCGATATTCAGCATGGAGACGCTGCAATTTAATGATTTGCTCCTGGCTGTTCAAGTTCGTGCATC includes:
- the LOC116002295 gene encoding uncharacterized protein LOC116002295; protein product: MVSEPRRSSYVAAFSGADEVNQGAQNVTPITSIVRSPARTTAESISQMNQTQRNVNTKELDNLMFIGFNDNPSAALVSSPMLGSSNYGTWSISMRIALEIKNKLSFIDGSVVAPNRDSTRYSAWRRCNLMICSWLFKFVHPSIAQSIMHFDQSRDIWEDLRRRFAQCDAQRISILQSEIYNQKQGLLSVSEYYTKCRTLWEEMNTLRPLPICRCDPRCACELVDEIRKERDIDQGVKRMFKISSPFLDPNSFLGDSIYPGEGGRSRLAEQSSESGGGV
- the LOC116002594 gene encoding leucine-rich repeat receptor-like protein kinase TDR, translating into MLQVPMGILLQPLQITTTILFVFLAVFRLIHPVLALDPFTESLLSLKSEVIDGSNTLSDWVLPPGVNSSAQSSQIHACSWAGVRCNENSSMVVGLDLSMKNLGGVLSGRQFGVFVDLLDLNLSYNSFSEKLPSGIFNLSSLRSLDMSRNNFSGEFPKGISNLGSLVILDAFSNSFSGPLPSDVSKLQSLKTLNFAGSYFSGPIPSEYGSLENLEFIHLAGNLLSGKLPLELGKLRAVTHMEIGYNSYEGTIPWQFGNMSELQYLDIAGANLSGPIPRELSNLTKLQSLFLFRNLLDGWIPHEFSRISSLTSLDLSDNLLSGPIPESFSELKNLRLLSLMYNELSGTVPQGLAKLPALETLLIWNNYFNGSLPEDLGRHSNLKYLDVSTNNFVGAIPPGICSGGMLSRLILFSNSFTGGLNPSISSCPSLIRLRLEDNTFSGEISLNFSNLPDITYVDLSMNQFIGGIPNDLAQASKLQYFNVSGNPELGGIIPEKTWSMLSLQNFSASNCRILGNVPSFQNCKSVSVIELSVNNLAGFIPDSVSNCKGLVKMDLAFNNLTGQIPAELASLPVIDVLDLSHNGFNGPIPSEFGSSSSLKLLNVSFNDLSGSIPKEKKFWAMDSSAFTGNPKLCGAPIRACHHGPGGLELGSRRTQKLAWVLITCGVIVLFITGAIFGVLHFRRGGKGQWKMVSFSGIPQFTANDVLRSFDSNDAMEMVPPMPGSVCKVVLPTGITVSVKRINWRPERVTIMSEFINRLGNARHKNLTRLLGFCYNKHMAYLLYDYLPNGNLSEKIRVKRDWATKYKIVTGIARGLCFLHHNCYPAIPHGDLKASNIVFDENMEPHLIDFGIKSLTQLDNSSSPTRARRETGELEIWTKEEVYMDIYNFGKLVMEILTNGRAEGVEAVNMQTKPKDALLREILNENDIPPSNAIRDEVKVVLEVGLLCTRSRALDRPSMEDAVKLLSGLKVEGK